The sequence AAAAATACTAGTTTCACATCTAGCAAAGTTGGACGGGaaggttttctttttttttttcctaagaaaatgattaataataaataatttgaagacCCAGCATCGAGTTATAACCCCAATTCCGGCCAGACCCCACCTTGAAAAATCCTAACCACGACGAGAAAcccaaattcaaaataaatccaGTAACAAACTTAATAAGAAAAGAGACAATGCACACCTtaatcaatatacaaaaaaaatctttataacaaaaaatcaattaaaaaaattagcgagatgaaaaatataatcactaaataccctaatcaatatacaaatatatatataactcataaaCCTGCCGCTGCCAAATCAGATCTGAGCTCCACCGTCGTTGATCTCCTCCGCACCTCTATCATCATTCTTGTCCTCCAtcgttgcaaaaaaaaaaaaaaagaaaaaaaaagggtcTGATTTGGCTTTGTTCACTATAAgaaaagtaacttttacaagCGCAATCGACAAAAAAAGTTAACTAAACTCGCCAGTAAACTTTTGCTGGTGAGTTAATGCGCTGAAAAAAATTAacgataataaataattaggaaAGTAGTTTTTACCGGCGAATACAGTTATTTTGCTGGTGAAAGTTTGTCGGCGTacgttgtaatgaccgcttgtatatatatgagaattagcatataaataagaatttattttattattatatgccTCTTAGTAGGTAATTAAGGcttatttttagaaataagGCTTTAAGCTAAATTCTTACGGTTGAACATTTGGACCCAAAAACTCAAAGATTCGACCACCTGCCCCGACCCGTTGTCAAAaaaagcaagaaaaaaaaaacccaaactATCGGTGCAGGTCTAACCCAAAAAATGCATAAATCAGGTATCGAGTTTGGGTTTTGAGAAGACTTCTAAATAAGATTTGGGTGTGCATCCGAGACCTGAATACTGTGTAAACTAAACTACAAACATTAAACACATATTATTCTATattctttttaaatattattttatttttaatacttaGTCAGTTAAAATTGAAAAGCAAAAACTTAAAAACCTAAATCCTTTCGTATCCCTATTTCCTATGTTTCTCAGTTTCTAAGTTTCTTCCAAATCCCAATTGTATCCCTCGTCGACCCTCGTCTCCTCTCCTTTGGTGGCGAGTTCTTCTCATCCCAGCGACCGACTCAGTTTGGCGAGTTCTTCTTCTCTTCATTTTCTGCTTTGATGGTTGTAAAAGGTTCTGTTTCTTTCAAATTGTTTTAATGAAATTTCCTTCTAAAAAAagattttatatgtattgtatatGACCGAAGGTTTGAAACCTATTTTCAAGGTGGTCTATTCCTAACAAGCTTTTCCCATTTTATTATGAGCCAATTTGATTTGGTAGGTCTTTAGATGTTCCATTTTGATCACACAACTTTAATTTTCGTGCATTTAATTTTAGGTAAATCCTGATGGAATGATATTAAATGGcatttttcaaaacaaaatatCATTTGGATCCAAAAATCCTTCAATCGGATCTGGCCCATTAAAATCTGAACCCGCCCTGCAGAATCTGGTGCACCCGACCTGAAACCCGCATGAACTCAAAAACTGAGAAACTAGGTTCGGTTAGGCATTTTAAACACCTGACACCCAAAAACCTAAACCCAACCACTCAAAAATCCAAAAATTTGACCCGTGTGTAGCCCTAGTTATTTTCTCATTTATGGAGATATATTTGAATTCTAGGTATATTATGTaagttatatataaaatttcatgttttttataatttatgccAAGTATTAGTGGAATGCAATAATTTGACCGAATTTAAGTCACATAGATACGATTGAGTATCTTAAATTAGTGGGGTAACTTAGTTAGACATTtagaatataaaaaatatttagggttatggtcttggaccattttacccctaggtgTGTAGATTACTTCTTAATGATGTAAGGGTAAATAAGTCCTTTACCCTTTTTTTAGTGGAATTTTGGGATTCTAGTAAATTAATTCCTAAGAATTATTAGGAAGATATAGATGAAATAGTTACTTGACACTTATCCAAAAAGCAAAGAAATCAAACCAAATtctccctttctctctctttgtGTTCAGCCAACCTAATTCAAGGGGTTTCTAGCATAGAATTTCAAGAATTTTGTTAACCAAGGTTAAGGTAAGATTCTCCTTTCCTTTGAAATTTCAAGTAAGGAATTAGGATTTCATGCAATTGTTAGGTTTTGTTTCTATACAAATTGGGATGAGTTGAGGTTGTTTTCAGAAGTTATTTTTGAGTTATATATGTTGTTTTAAGCTAGTTTGTTGGTTATTGGTGAGAAATATCAATGTTTGAGATTTTGAGCTCAAACTTAggcctttaatggtgaaattagATTCAAAGGGTTAGAGAGTTATAAATGTTGTTCTTttgttggaatatgttgttTGTCTTAATTAAGTGTTTTGGAAAGTTTAGTTGAATTTGGGATAGTTTTGAACAAGTTTTCAAAGTTTGGGGTTTTCCTCTTTTCTAGAAACAGTGTACCGGTTTTACTAGCAAAATCCCAAAAAAGGTAAGCCATTTGGGGTTTTGATTCACTGGATTTTTTAGATTTCAAAGCCtagttttttatgttttatcaatatttagggtattgccatgctatttatcgatagaaatttttttagttttgagtttaagtccccgaaaaAGTGTTTTAGTGGGTCACTTGCCAGTTTATGCGAATTGCGACTTAGGACCTTAAATCATCGAGCAACAATTTCTACTTAATTAGGTTGATGAATACACTTGAATTCAGAACTGAGATAAGATTAGTATACTAATATGCCTGTTTACATATTAAGCGTACATGTTTCATGATTGCCTGGGAGATAACATATCATTAAGAGCAGTATTagtatacatagagttgcactaaatacagataaatatatatgtttagtaAAGTATGGATTGAAGCTATCCCATCGGTACGACTAGAATACTGAGTAGAGgttgatattatggtcaatcgTATTGTCGTACGAACATTCCAAACTTAGTACGCATTGGACACGAGAAAGGATTGTGattaggtgtatgggcacctgACCACAATCTGGTAGGGGTGCACATTTAGACCCGTAAACCTGGAAAACCCGACTACCCGCCGCCAAAAAAACCGATCACCTAAAAACCCGTTTGGTCGGGTCGGGTTCAACCCGAAAAGACGCCAAACGGgcttcgggttcgggtttgattatttatttttttcctggTCAACCCGTAACccgaaattataatttttttaattaaaaaattaatacttaattactaatttaataattaatattatttcaaaaagaAACCTACTGGACTTAGTGGACTAATAGATGCATGAGAAGAGCAACCGTCTAAGATAACTAATAGTGAATGAATCATAGAAATTTAACCAATATCAATCaaaaagccaaaaaaaaaaatgaagagccGTGTGCACCCCAgtggactattggtaatatcGAGTCCCTCACACAAAGTCTCAAGCCGTGTGCACCCCTAATTCAttactaattaatattatttcaaaaagaAACCAATTTAGTATTCTTCAGTATTTGACAGCTAAGCCTATTACATACTAATTTATTACTGTATCAAATATCAATGTGGCGTGCACCCctttttttagtaataaataattactaatttATTATCACAGATATTTAGATGCTATGATAGGCCCTAATAATTAATATCATAACTATtattcaaaaaacaaaaaaaatatcattactATCTGTATGTAATAAATAGATTTAATAGGTTCagcaacaaaaaaaatagatttaataGAATACCaataggacccgaacccgactaCACCCAACCCGAAAAAACCTGACCCGATACCCGGTGCACCCGCACACCGGAATACCGAGTTCGGTTGTGCACTTCCAAAACCCGAAAAACCGAACCCGAAACCCCGAAAAGCTGAAAACCCGACCCGTGTGCACCCCTACAATCTGGTTATGTAattatgtttatgtttatgcttttcttactgagtatgTTGACTcacatatattgtatatatgtatagGTATAGGAAAAGCAAAGGCTGAGCAGCAGTGAGCTCGAactagatgaagattgtacatattggACGGTTAGACCCAGAGTGTTCAGATCTTTAGGAAAGTAGAACTTCATTTTGATAGTCACTAAGCGATAACTTTTGTATACACGCATTTTGGAAAATAGTTGTAACTTTTTAAAATGGGATCTCAAAATATATGTTGTATACATTTATTTTagtttgatttaattttttaaaattttagttatttgcgtttttcaataaactcttTGACTAGCAAAGGAGTGCACATCGTaattaaaaaatacagtaaTGTGCCTAATCTAGTAGGGCGCTCGTTACAATTTGGTactgggtccgggtccaaggTTCAAGGactgggtccgagtctgggtcgggGATTGCGCCCAAGTCTGCATCCAAGTCTGCAGTTGCGTCTGCGTCCGAATCTAGGTCATGAGTTTGGGTACGGGTCCGGGTTTTGGTCTAGGTCCTGGATCTATGTCGGAGGTTGGGGTTGACCCCAGATcttatgtaaatattataatataagctAATACAAAccatttgttatgtattaaataatacaacttatattgtattaaaaatattagTTGTCATAATTAATACAATTGTTTTATTCAAATATAGTGCTATTAATTATTTAGTATAATATGACCTTTATACGGAAATATCAAACGAGCCCTTAAATTACACAATAGCAATATGTAATAGGTCCACTAATTTTGTAACACATGATTTGACTAAATTTGctctttttgtaaatggttcTATGGTCTGGTGGATTGGATCACCGTTATATATTTGACATTTTTCTCGTATTATTTGGCAGTTGTCGATtcatttttattagaaaaaaacaaACGAATAATTAAGACACatttggtaatacttttatttattaattttttaatcacaaaaataaaagtaaaatttatgtttttaaatttctgtttttttttaacaaaaaaaaaatgtgttctataacacaattttattttttaattttaaaaatgaaaaacaaaagtgtgttctataatttttatttttattttttaattttatttaagtcgagtCTAGGTCGGGGGCCATGGCCCGAGTTCGGGACTAGGGTCGGGGCCGAAGTCCGAGTCCTAAAGTTCAAGTTGAAGtctaaatattgattaagaaaaaaaaattgtttaaaaaaattttaaaagtgatttttatttttatttttaaaattttaattctcaattaaaaaattaaataataaatataattatatagaacatgttttcagaaaatatttttacttttttaattaagaaaataacaaattaattaaaaaattgttacAAACTCTTATATTAGCAATATGTAACCGATGGTGCTGGAAGTGATTAATAGAAATGCTCTCATTGAATTAATTAGAATACCTTAGATGCTCAATAACCTTACATTACATGTcccaacaatataaataaatagtagATGTTATATAGCAATACTCTATTGTATTGGTGCCACTTAATAAACCCTTAGAACGGACAAATTAGGTACTCTCTCTATTCTATTATTACATTATGCAGGTGCAAAAGAGCCCGATCATCACAATTTGTACCCAAATTTTCAGTGTTGTATTTTAATgagttttaagttttttttttttttttggcaatgaatgagttttaagtattttaattGCACGTTtagcaaagaaaaagaaaaatgaaaaatagttttttaaaattttgccctTCTAACAAGTTTTGATCTATCTATAGCCTATATAGGAAAATGAATAAGAAAAGGCAGGTTGACTTATGTATATATGGAAAATGCCAAAGGCACCAAAAGCAGCGAACCATCATTAGTACATTTAATATCTCACACATTTAACTAACTAATATAACGTAACATCGCATTGTActcttatgtatatatatttagaagTCGATCGAAAGACTCAAAACACAtggaatatataatattatacattAGAATATCTTTAGCAAGCTAGTTATATGTCTTTATAAGACCACGCACACTTACTAATTAAGCTCTGAACATCAAACATATCTcacttattaattattacgcACACGACGTAGTAATTAAACACAGAAcagaaaataagataaaaagagTGTTAATTATTATGTTGTGGTAGCAGTTTCGTTCAGCCTAGCAGCCGCCGTCACAGACGCCGCCACTCCACCCGCTTGTGTCGTCAGATTCGGGTTGTTCCGCAGCTCCGCACTCACCACCCCTTCCGCGTCCTGTCGTGTTGCCGCTTTGTCCGCCGGTAGCTTTGCAGTCGCATCCTACCCAAGTTGGtaataatacataaataatttaacatatatatatattattattcagACACGAAAAGTACTTACAGTGAGAATTTCTCCGAGCTTAATCTTGTTCTCGTCGAGATCAATTCCGCAATTGAAGGACGCCGCCGATTGAGCCATAGCAGCGAGGCCACCTGGTATTATCACGTTACTGCCCGTGGCTCTAGCCTCCGCTGCTTGAATCGCCGCCGCGTCGCTTAGATCCACCGCCTTATCCCCGATGGTCTTGGCTGTCGCTTCAAGAGCTTCTCCTATTGTTATTTCACTCACTGCACTCAGTTGAGCCGTGGGTGTTGGCTGAGCATATTGTCCAACAACCTAATATATATAACACAAATTAAAGATCATAATTTAAGCGAGATAAGATCACGCCACTGagaattatattatattctGACCTGTCCACCGACTGACTCGGTTACTATTCGGTAGCCAGGTACGTCAGTCTCCATAACGGTGACACCTTCGGCTCCAGCCAAGTCGGAGACGTCTGCGTGGCTTACAGCGCCGGCTCTCTCGTTTTGAGCCGCCGCAGCTTGCATGGCAGCGGCTGGACCGCCCTTCTGAGTACGCCCCAATATGGCCGCTTCGGCCGTTTGCATCATGGAAGCGTCACGTGGGGCAATAGGCTTCTCTGCGAGTTCGCCGGTGACGTTGAAAACGTCGCCGTATTTTACCGGTTCTTGCTCGCTGT is a genomic window of Cannabis sativa cultivar Pink pepper isolate KNU-18-1 chromosome 9, ASM2916894v1, whole genome shotgun sequence containing:
- the LOC115723798 gene encoding late embryogenesis abundant protein D-34-like, whose amino-acid sequence is MSDQEQPRRPYSEQEPVKYGDVFNVTGELAEKPIAPRDASMMQTAEAAILGRTQKGGPAAAMQAAAAQNERAGAVSHADVSDLAGAEGVTVMETDVPGYRIVTESVGGQVVGQYAQPTPTAQLSAVSEITIGEALEATAKTIGDKAVDLSDAAAIQAAEARATGSNVIIPGGLAAMAQSAASFNCGIDLDENKIKLGEILTDATAKLPADKAATRQDAEGVVSAELRNNPNLTTQAGGVAASVTAAARLNETATTT